One part of the Pseudemcibacter aquimaris genome encodes these proteins:
- the ggt gene encoding gamma-glutamyltransferase, with product MNKLFTSFLIAIHVVVFAILPARAQDDYKPPEYSSSDGFVPVVGKNGMVSARESIATQVGADILAQGGNAIDAAAAVGFALAVTYPSAGNIGGGGFMVVHLADKNETVAIDYREMSAGTARHDLYVVDGKVDNRLAKYSRQSSGVPGTVMGMAHAIEKYGTMSLKEIIEPAYKLAKEGFPVYTNLEVSLNRSKRRLGADPAAAEVFYKPDGSTYRAGELLVQEDLAWSLKQIMDHGTDAFYKGEIAERITADMAANDGLLTMEDFAAYKVYEREPVMGTYKDYTIATMPPPSSGGMHMVQMMNMLEHDDLKSKGHNSAATLHLYIEAMRQAYADRSLYAGDPAFFNVPVDKLIDKDYAAEVRARIPMDRARESSEVAPTKNLAYESPETTHYSVMDKWGNAVSNTYTLNFGYGNGIMAANTGILLNNELDDFDHEPYKADENGNVSGKANAQEPHKRPRSSMTPTIVLKDGKPFLVTGSPGGGTIINTVFQMVMNVIEFDMNVAAASSKPRINHQWMPDATSLENGISQDTINILEGMGHKLNDRRRTLGSMNSIVWRDGWFYGSHDPRNMNAGTIGLE from the coding sequence ATGAATAAACTATTCACATCATTTTTGATTGCGATCCATGTGGTCGTATTTGCCATTCTTCCTGCCCGTGCGCAGGATGATTATAAGCCACCGGAATATAGTTCAAGTGACGGTTTTGTCCCTGTAGTGGGCAAGAACGGTATGGTGAGTGCCCGTGAAAGTATCGCGACACAGGTTGGTGCCGATATTTTGGCACAAGGCGGAAATGCCATTGATGCAGCCGCAGCAGTTGGTTTTGCGCTTGCGGTGACGTATCCGTCGGCCGGTAACATCGGCGGCGGTGGTTTTATGGTTGTTCATTTGGCTGATAAAAATGAAACGGTCGCCATTGATTACCGCGAAATGTCAGCAGGCACAGCGCGTCATGATCTTTATGTGGTTGATGGTAAAGTGGATAACAGACTTGCGAAATACAGCCGTCAATCATCCGGCGTACCGGGTACCGTTATGGGGATGGCACATGCGATTGAAAAATATGGCACGATGTCATTGAAAGAGATCATCGAGCCAGCCTATAAACTGGCGAAAGAGGGTTTCCCTGTATACACAAACCTTGAAGTATCCTTAAATCGCAGTAAACGACGCCTTGGTGCTGATCCTGCGGCGGCAGAAGTATTTTATAAACCGGATGGAAGCACTTACCGCGCCGGTGAATTATTGGTTCAGGAAGATCTCGCCTGGTCATTAAAACAGATTATGGATCACGGCACAGATGCATTTTATAAAGGCGAAATCGCGGAGCGCATTACTGCCGACATGGCGGCCAATGATGGCCTCTTAACCATGGAAGATTTCGCCGCTTATAAGGTTTATGAACGTGAGCCAGTAATGGGTACCTATAAGGATTATACAATCGCAACCATGCCGCCACCATCATCCGGCGGAATGCATATGGTTCAAATGATGAATATGCTGGAACATGATGACCTTAAATCAAAAGGTCATAATAGTGCAGCGACACTTCATTTATATATTGAAGCCATGCGTCAAGCCTACGCCGATCGTTCGTTATATGCGGGTGATCCGGCATTCTTTAATGTTCCGGTTGATAAATTGATTGATAAGGATTACGCCGCAGAGGTTCGTGCCCGCATCCCGATGGACCGCGCCCGCGAAAGTTCCGAAGTTGCACCGACCAAAAACCTTGCATACGAAAGCCCGGAAACAACCCATTATTCCGTGATGGATAAATGGGGTAATGCAGTCAGTAATACGTATACGCTGAATTTTGGTTATGGTAACGGCATTATGGCCGCGAATACAGGTATTCTGCTGAATAATGAACTGGATGATTTCGATCATGAACCATATAAGGCCGATGAAAATGGTAACGTCAGTGGTAAGGCTAATGCGCAGGAACCACATAAGCGCCCACGTTCATCGATGACACCGACTATCGTGTTAAAGGATGGCAAGCCGTTCCTTGTGACCGGTTCACCGGGTGGTGGCACAATCATCAACACCGTTTTCCAAATGGTGATGAATGTGATTGAATTTGATATGAATGTGGCCGCCGCAAGCAGCAAGCCACGTATCAACCACCAATGGATGCCAGATGCAACATCCCTTGAAAACGGGATTAGTCAGGACACTATTAATATTCTGGAAGGTATGGGGCATAAACTGAATGATAGACGACGTACTCTCGGCAGCATGAACAGTATCGTCTGGCGCGATGGCTGGTTCTATGGTTCCCATGATCCGCGTAATATGAATGCGGGAACCATTGGGTTAGAGTAA
- a CDS encoding ABC transporter permease gives MSSADHNVNEFRKKRLGSFNWSGFRTLYEKEVRRYIKVFGQTVGAPVVTTLMFMMIFTLALGGEGRYMGDVPYAVFLAPGLIIMSMLQNSFANTSSSIIGSKMQGNIIDILLAPIGAKEITMAYAFGGMTRGLMVGCFVMVAMSIMTDVSFMNIWAILYFGISGTMMLSLLGIMTGIWGQRFDQTSAINNFVIMPLSFLSGTFYSIDRLSGVWYQISQVNPFFYLIDGFRYGFTGQAEANTMIGVLYILAINVTLWVCCYRMFKSGYKLRA, from the coding sequence ATGTCATCAGCTGATCATAATGTAAATGAATTTCGTAAAAAACGCCTTGGATCGTTTAACTGGTCCGGCTTTCGCACACTTTATGAAAAAGAAGTCCGCAGATATATTAAAGTATTCGGCCAAACTGTCGGTGCGCCGGTTGTAACCACATTGATGTTTATGATGATCTTTACACTCGCCCTTGGTGGTGAAGGACGATACATGGGTGATGTACCTTATGCCGTTTTCCTGGCACCAGGACTTATTATCATGTCAATGTTGCAAAATAGTTTTGCCAACACATCATCATCGATCATCGGTTCAAAAATGCAGGGCAATATTATTGACATCCTGCTTGCACCAATCGGTGCCAAGGAAATCACAATGGCTTATGCCTTTGGTGGTATGACACGCGGTCTTATGGTTGGATGTTTTGTTATGGTCGCCATGAGCATCATGACAGACGTCAGCTTTATGAACATCTGGGCGATATTATATTTCGGCATTTCCGGCACCATGATGCTTTCACTGCTTGGTATTATGACAGGGATTTGGGGCCAACGTTTTGACCAGACATCCGCCATCAATAATTTCGTGATAATGCCGCTGTCTTTTCTGTCGGGTACATTTTATTCCATCGATCGCTTAAGCGGTGTTTGGTATCAAATCAGCCAGGTTAACCCGTTCTTTTATCTGATTGATGGTTTTCGTTATGGTTTCACCGGACAGGCCGAAGCAAACACAATGATTGGTGTGCTTTATATTTTGGCGATTAATGTCACATTGTGGGTCTGCTGTTACAGAATGTTCAAAAGCGGTTATAAATTACGCGCGTAA
- a CDS encoding GcrA family cell cycle regulator — protein MAWTDERVEKLRELWDKGLSASQIAKELAEGVTRNAVIGKAHRMGLASRPSPVKSDPAKRAAAAKKKKAAAAATAAPKKAPATAKAAPATGKVSILDLTESMCKWPIGHPGEPDFHFCGKPSQPTFPYCANHCVEAYQVQQPRKARRNTRRRVMATPVK, from the coding sequence ATGGCCTGGACTGATGAGCGCGTCGAAAAACTCCGTGAATTATGGGATAAAGGACTAAGCGCGAGCCAAATTGCCAAAGAACTTGCAGAAGGGGTTACCCGTAATGCTGTTATTGGTAAGGCACACCGTATGGGACTTGCATCACGCCCGTCGCCTGTTAAATCTGATCCTGCCAAACGTGCTGCTGCCGCGAAAAAGAAAAAGGCCGCCGCTGCTGCAACAGCAGCGCCGAAAAAAGCACCAGCGACAGCGAAAGCAGCCCCTGCGACTGGGAAGGTTAGCATCCTTGATTTGACGGAAAGCATGTGTAAATGGCCGATCGGTCATCCGGGCGAGCCGGATTTCCATTTTTGTGGCAAGCCATCACAGCCGACATTCCCATATTGCGCAAACCATTGTGTTGAAGCTTATCAGGTACAACAACCACGCAAAGCACGCCGCAATACAAGACGCCGCGTTATGGCAACACCGGTTAAATAA